A region from the Chitinivibrionales bacterium genome encodes:
- the fabD gene encoding ACP S-malonyltransferase yields the protein MRYTFLFPGQGSQKVGMGRTFFDSSEAARRRFDECNQVLGHDLVKVIFNGPEDLLTQTQNTQPALFTVEAIICDTLKEKGIVPSLAAGHSLGEYGALYAAGVFSFRDGLAIVAKRGALMAAAGQKTPGAMAAIVGLDKKKIHDAITGVGGTVVCANENSPEQTVISGEIPAVTKACEACKAAGAKRAVMLPVSGAFHSPLMAPSAEEFAAFIGPVAFSDAACPVIANVTAKPETSGAAIKKLLVKQLTSPVKWVDSVAFVSESDHGTLCETGPGTVLAGLVKKCNPALNVVPCGTIENIFSLVR from the coding sequence ATGAGATATACGTTCTTGTTCCCCGGCCAGGGCTCGCAGAAGGTGGGTATGGGCCGGACCTTTTTCGATTCTTCCGAGGCGGCGCGGCGCCGGTTTGACGAATGCAACCAGGTACTGGGACACGACCTTGTGAAAGTCATTTTCAACGGCCCGGAAGATCTGCTCACCCAAACGCAGAACACCCAGCCCGCGCTTTTCACCGTGGAAGCAATCATCTGCGACACGCTGAAGGAAAAAGGCATCGTGCCTTCGCTTGCGGCCGGGCATTCGCTCGGAGAATACGGCGCGCTATATGCGGCGGGCGTTTTTTCGTTCCGCGACGGGCTTGCGATTGTGGCGAAAAGGGGGGCGCTCATGGCCGCCGCAGGGCAAAAGACGCCCGGCGCCATGGCGGCGATCGTGGGCCTTGACAAAAAGAAAATCCACGACGCCATTACAGGGGTCGGCGGCACCGTTGTATGCGCGAATGAAAACAGCCCGGAACAGACCGTGATTTCCGGGGAAATACCGGCCGTGACCAAGGCATGCGAGGCATGCAAGGCGGCCGGCGCGAAACGCGCGGTGATGCTGCCCGTAAGCGGAGCGTTCCATTCGCCGCTCATGGCGCCGTCGGCCGAGGAGTTCGCGGCGTTCATCGGGCCCGTGGCTTTTTCCGACGCGGCCTGCCCCGTGATCGCAAACGTCACCGCAAAGCCGGAAACCTCGGGAGCGGCGATAAAGAAGCTTCTTGTCAAGCAACTCACCTCGCCGGTGAAATGGGTCGATTCGGTCGCCTTCGTTTCGGAAAGCGATCACGGCACCCTGTGCGAAACCGGGCCCGGCACCGTGCTCGCCGGTCTGGTAAAAAAATGCAATCCTGCTTTGAATGTTGTTCCGTGCGGAACCATTGAAAACATATTTTCTTTGGTTCGTTGA
- the fabG gene encoding 3-oxoacyl-[acyl-carrier-protein] reductase has translation MIQLSGKNALVTGAGRGIGREIALTLAKAGANVGVCDVDLATAQSTAAEVQALGVKSLALRCDVSKAADIAETVAAFCGQFPAIDILVNNAGITRDGLIVRMKEEDWDLVLSINLKSAFLCCKEVSRLMMKARSGKIVNIASVVGLMGNAGQANYSASKAGLIGLTKTLAKEFAGRNIQVNAVAPGFIQTAMTDKLSPADKDKLASLIPMQRLGAPADVANAVLFLSSTLSDYITGQVITVDGGLVM, from the coding sequence ATGATCCAACTTTCCGGAAAAAACGCACTGGTGACCGGCGCGGGCCGCGGCATCGGCAGGGAAATCGCCCTGACGCTTGCGAAGGCCGGGGCAAACGTCGGCGTGTGCGATGTCGACCTTGCCACGGCCCAGAGCACGGCGGCGGAGGTACAGGCGCTTGGCGTCAAATCCCTTGCGCTGCGCTGCGACGTCTCCAAGGCCGCCGACATCGCCGAAACGGTTGCGGCATTTTGCGGGCAATTTCCCGCGATCGACATCCTTGTCAACAACGCCGGCATCACGCGCGACGGACTTATTGTGCGGATGAAGGAGGAAGACTGGGACCTCGTGCTTTCCATCAACCTCAAGAGCGCGTTCTTATGTTGTAAAGAAGTGTCGCGCCTGATGATGAAAGCACGTTCGGGTAAAATCGTCAACATCGCCTCGGTCGTCGGCCTCATGGGAAATGCGGGGCAGGCCAATTACTCGGCGTCCAAGGCCGGGCTCATCGGGCTCACCAAGACGCTTGCAAAGGAATTCGCGGGCCGCAACATCCAGGTGAACGCGGTGGCGCCGGGATTCATCCAAACCGCAATGACCGACAAGCTCTCGCCGGCCGACAAGGACAAGCTCGCATCGCTCATCCCCATGCAGCGGCTGGGCGCGCCGGCCGACGTGGCCAACGCGGTGCTGTTTTTGTCATCAACGCTTTCCGACTACATCACCGGCCAGGTGATAACGGTGGATGGCGGGCTTGTAATGTAA
- a CDS encoding acyl carrier protein, translating into MSEKETKIKQIIAEKLGVSEDKVTPQASFVEDLGADSLDQVELIMAFEDAFDIEIPDEDAEKLRTVKDATDYLEKKL; encoded by the coding sequence GTGAGCGAGAAAGAAACCAAGATTAAGCAGATTATCGCGGAGAAGCTTGGTGTATCGGAGGACAAAGTGACGCCGCAGGCTTCGTTTGTGGAAGATCTTGGCGCAGATTCCCTCGATCAGGTCGAGCTCATCATGGCGTTTGAGGACGCGTTCGACATCGAGATCCCGGACGAAGACGCGGAAAAGCTCCGCACCGTCAAAGACGCCACGGATTATCTCGAGAAGAAGCTGTAA
- the fabF gene encoding beta-ketoacyl-ACP synthase II, whose amino-acid sequence MSKRVVVTGLGVVSPVGNTVPSFWESLVAGKSGIGAITLFDTANYPSRIAGEVKGLDFSTLVDLKEANRTDRFILFGLAAADMAIKDAMLDLASEDLTRIGTVIGSGIGGLRTLENEHSKLASRGPSRVSPFLIPMMIPDMAAGRVSIGFGLKGPNYSVVSACASGSHAIGDSFLMLKAGMMDVAVTGGAEAAITPLSFAGFCSMKALSTRNDIPQKASSPFDKKRDGFVMGEGAGIVVLETLEHALARKAHIYAELLGYGATGDAFHFTAPAEDGEGAQRSMIMSLATAGLPPDKIDYINAHGTSTDLNDKIETFAIKKVFGGHAAKVNISSTKSMTGHCLGASGGIEFIASVMSLCHDVIHPTTNLDDPDPACDLDYTPNKAVQRKVRYIMSNSFGFGGHNASLVAGKYEPA is encoded by the coding sequence ATGTCCAAGCGAGTCGTGGTCACCGGTCTGGGGGTCGTGAGCCCTGTGGGCAACACGGTCCCATCCTTCTGGGAATCCCTTGTCGCGGGCAAATCCGGCATCGGCGCCATCACGCTGTTCGATACCGCGAATTACCCGTCGAGAATCGCCGGGGAAGTGAAAGGGCTTGACTTTTCCACCCTCGTCGATCTCAAGGAAGCCAACAGGACCGACCGTTTCATCCTGTTCGGGCTTGCCGCGGCCGACATGGCGATCAAAGATGCAATGCTCGACTTGGCATCCGAAGACCTCACCCGCATCGGCACGGTCATCGGCTCCGGCATCGGCGGCCTTCGGACGCTCGAAAACGAGCATTCGAAACTGGCGTCGAGGGGCCCGAGTCGCGTCTCGCCGTTTCTGATCCCCATGATGATCCCGGACATGGCGGCCGGAAGGGTCTCCATCGGGTTTGGCCTCAAGGGGCCGAATTACAGCGTGGTGAGCGCCTGCGCGTCCGGCAGTCATGCCATCGGCGATTCGTTCCTCATGCTGAAGGCCGGGATGATGGATGTCGCGGTGACCGGCGGCGCCGAAGCCGCCATAACCCCGCTTTCGTTTGCCGGTTTCTGCTCGATGAAGGCGCTTTCGACGCGCAACGACATTCCGCAAAAGGCAAGCTCGCCGTTCGACAAGAAGCGCGACGGGTTCGTGATGGGAGAGGGCGCGGGCATCGTGGTGCTCGAGACGCTCGAACACGCTCTCGCGCGCAAGGCGCACATCTACGCTGAGCTTTTGGGATACGGCGCCACCGGCGACGCCTTCCATTTCACCGCCCCGGCCGAAGACGGCGAGGGCGCCCAACGCTCCATGATCATGTCGCTCGCAACGGCCGGGCTCCCGCCGGACAAGATCGATTACATCAACGCGCACGGCACCTCCACCGATCTCAACGACAAGATCGAGACCTTCGCGATAAAGAAGGTGTTCGGGGGGCATGCCGCAAAAGTAAACATCAGTTCCACGAAATCAATGACCGGCCACTGCCTCGGCGCATCGGGCGGCATCGAGTTCATCGCGTCGGTGATGTCGCTTTGCCATGACGTGATCCACCCCACCACCAATCTCGACGACCCGGACCCGGCGTGCGACCTCGACTACACCCCGAACAAGGCCGTGCAGCGGAAGGTGCGTTACATCATGAGCAATTCCTTCGGTTTCGGCGGCCACAATGCCTCGCTCGTTGCTGGAAAATATGAACCGGCCTAG
- the rnc gene encoding ribonuclease III, whose amino-acid sequence MNRPRQPGTLLRLIFPFRNPDRHTPPSLAKCQKAIGYRFRNKQLLMLSLTHKSSVGPDDKKGLRSNERLEFLGDAVLNCLVTEHLYRVYPKKTEGQLSKVKSLVVSRKILGEIAQALNLGEFLVFGYSEKKSGGDHRLSILSNAFEAVLGAVYLDGGLDKARKFLEKFLFGSIDAFLSDESNINHKSRILELSQRDGFGIPRYKVVSARGPEHAKEFTIQIEVGGAVLGEGSGPNKKIAEQNAARAALHSYSKEAILYSKGAETP is encoded by the coding sequence ATGAACCGGCCTAGGCAGCCCGGCACCCTGCTGCGGCTCATTTTCCCCTTTCGAAATCCCGACCGCCACACGCCGCCGTCGCTTGCGAAATGCCAAAAGGCCATCGGTTACCGGTTCCGTAACAAACAGTTGCTCATGCTGTCGCTCACGCACAAGTCGTCGGTGGGCCCGGACGACAAGAAGGGCCTGCGGTCCAACGAGCGGCTCGAGTTCCTCGGCGACGCCGTGCTCAACTGTCTGGTCACCGAGCACCTGTACCGCGTCTATCCGAAAAAAACCGAGGGCCAGCTCTCCAAGGTGAAGTCGCTCGTGGTGAGCCGCAAGATCCTCGGCGAGATCGCGCAGGCGCTGAACCTGGGCGAGTTCCTCGTGTTCGGGTATTCGGAGAAGAAATCGGGCGGCGACCACCGGCTGTCCATCCTGAGTAACGCGTTCGAGGCCGTGCTCGGCGCCGTCTACCTCGACGGCGGCCTTGACAAAGCAAGAAAGTTCCTCGAGAAATTCCTGTTCGGCAGCATCGACGCGTTTCTCAGCGACGAGAGCAACATCAACCATAAGAGCCGGATCCTCGAACTGTCGCAGCGCGACGGTTTCGGCATTCCCCGGTACAAGGTGGTGTCGGCGCGCGGGCCCGAGCACGCAAAGGAATTCACGATCCAGATCGAGGTGGGCGGCGCCGTGCTCGGCGAGGGCTCCGGTCCCAACAAGAAAATCGCCGAGCAGAACGCCGCGCGCGCGGCGCTGCACTCGTACAGCAAGGAAGCCATTCTCTACAGCAAAGGAGCAGAAACGCCATGA
- a CDS encoding acyl-CoA dehydrogenase family protein, which translates to MNWFLTEEQRMIVDTARELAQKKILPVRERYDHEGIFPWDVVKACAEADLCGLYIPEQYGGLGGGVFELCLAVEEMSKVDGGISLAIAATALGTFPLLLFGTEEQKKKYLPDIAAGKKLAAFGLTEANAGSDALGMKTTAVLQGDHYMLNGTKQWITNGENAEIYTVMAKTNPAKGARGISAFIVEKGTPGFSFGKHEDKMGIRASSTTELVFQECKIPKANLLSREGMGAIVTISTLNYSRPGVGAQALGIAAGALEDAVKYSRERVQFGAPISSFQAVQHLLADMATQVEAARALMYATAKTIDAGEKKFAKESAMTKLFCSDTAMKVTVDALQVMGGYGYMREYPMEKRMRDAKITQIYEGTNQIQRNEIALALIKGAASAE; encoded by the coding sequence ATGAACTGGTTTTTAACCGAAGAACAGCGGATGATCGTCGACACCGCACGGGAGCTCGCGCAGAAGAAGATCCTCCCCGTGCGCGAGCGCTACGACCATGAGGGCATATTCCCGTGGGACGTGGTGAAGGCGTGCGCCGAGGCCGATTTATGCGGGCTTTACATCCCGGAACAGTACGGCGGCCTGGGCGGCGGCGTGTTCGAGCTCTGCCTCGCGGTCGAGGAAATGTCGAAGGTGGACGGAGGCATCTCGCTCGCCATCGCCGCAACGGCGCTCGGCACGTTCCCCCTCCTGCTGTTCGGCACCGAGGAGCAGAAGAAGAAATACCTGCCCGACATCGCGGCCGGAAAAAAGCTCGCGGCCTTCGGCCTCACCGAGGCGAACGCCGGCTCGGACGCGCTCGGCATGAAGACCACGGCGGTCCTTCAGGGCGACCACTATATGCTCAACGGCACCAAGCAGTGGATCACCAACGGGGAGAATGCCGAGATCTATACCGTCATGGCGAAAACGAATCCGGCCAAGGGGGCGCGCGGCATCAGCGCGTTCATCGTTGAAAAGGGCACGCCGGGGTTCTCCTTCGGCAAGCACGAGGACAAAATGGGAATCCGCGCCTCGAGCACCACCGAGCTGGTGTTCCAGGAATGCAAGATACCCAAGGCCAATCTGCTGTCGCGCGAGGGCATGGGTGCCATCGTGACCATCAGCACGCTCAACTACTCGCGGCCCGGCGTGGGAGCGCAGGCGCTCGGCATCGCGGCCGGCGCGCTCGAGGACGCCGTGAAATATTCCCGCGAGCGCGTCCAGTTCGGCGCGCCCATCTCGTCGTTCCAGGCGGTCCAGCACCTGCTCGCCGACATGGCCACGCAGGTGGAGGCGGCGCGCGCCCTCATGTACGCGACCGCCAAGACCATTGACGCAGGGGAAAAGAAGTTCGCCAAGGAGTCGGCCATGACCAAGCTGTTCTGCTCCGACACGGCCATGAAGGTGACGGTCGATGCGCTGCAGGTGATGGGCGGCTACGGCTACATGCGCGAATACCCCATGGAAAAGCGCATGCGCGACGCGAAGATAACGCAGATCTATGAGGGAACCAACCAGATACAGAGGAATGAGATAGCTCTCGCGTTAATCAAGGGCGCGGCAAGCGCGGAATAA